In one window of Eggerthella guodeyinii DNA:
- a CDS encoding ABC transporter ATP-binding protein, translating to MLDTIKKYFAFGGSFAGHLKRGMAWSVLNSFFEAWQMMAFAVVLFALADGTLSEATMWTALAIMLGSIAGCFVTSHFKSENFCKGNFSMTGEKRLQIGDRMRYLPMGYFNENSLGAISGTMTNTLDDVQNAGGQVYSNVISGFVFSGLMALMLLVFDWRLGAVVIATIALFLLINSAMQRSAHALSSQRMAAQSAIVGAVLEYVQGMGVVRAFSMTGDAERKLSGAIAECERMNVSFEFKFIRFAVLQTVLTKTSSVLMCLVCVWCWIAGTMDAGVCLVAIVASFMVYGKLEMSGTFASLLRQIDICMDKVNAMIATPAMDEGAGVERADGLDIELRDVSFGYENRTVIDRVSLTIPARTTCAIVGPSGSGKTTLTQLIARFWDVDAGRITLGGVDVRDWKVDELLGNFSMVFQGVYLFEDTIENNIKFGRPDATHEEVVEAARRACCHEFVEGLPEGYATRLGEGGATLSGGERQRLSIARAILKDAPIVILDEATANVDPENERDLQRAIAELTRSKTVIMIAHRLKTVRDADQIVVLDGGRIVQRGTHDALMAEGGLYADFVGMRERAIGWKLGGAATCANAPA from the coding sequence ATGCTCGATACCATCAAGAAGTACTTCGCGTTCGGCGGCAGCTTCGCCGGACACCTCAAGCGCGGCATGGCGTGGTCGGTGCTGAACTCGTTCTTCGAGGCGTGGCAGATGATGGCGTTCGCCGTCGTGCTGTTCGCGCTGGCGGACGGGACGCTTTCCGAGGCCACGATGTGGACGGCGCTCGCCATCATGCTGGGCAGCATCGCGGGCTGCTTCGTCACCTCGCACTTCAAGAGCGAGAACTTCTGCAAGGGGAACTTCTCCATGACGGGCGAGAAGCGCCTGCAGATCGGCGACCGGATGCGCTACCTTCCCATGGGCTACTTCAACGAGAACAGCCTGGGCGCCATCTCGGGCACGATGACCAACACGCTGGACGACGTGCAGAACGCCGGGGGACAGGTGTACTCGAACGTCATCTCGGGGTTCGTGTTCTCGGGGCTCATGGCGCTCATGCTGCTGGTCTTCGATTGGCGGCTCGGTGCCGTGGTGATCGCGACCATCGCGCTGTTCCTGCTGATCAACAGCGCGATGCAGCGGAGCGCGCACGCGTTGTCAAGTCAGCGCATGGCCGCGCAGAGCGCCATCGTGGGCGCGGTGCTGGAATACGTGCAGGGCATGGGCGTGGTGCGCGCGTTCTCGATGACGGGCGACGCCGAGCGGAAGCTGTCGGGCGCCATCGCCGAATGCGAGCGCATGAACGTGTCGTTCGAGTTCAAGTTCATCCGCTTCGCCGTGCTGCAAACCGTGCTGACCAAGACGTCGAGCGTGCTCATGTGCCTCGTGTGCGTGTGGTGCTGGATCGCGGGCACCATGGACGCGGGCGTGTGCCTCGTGGCCATCGTGGCGTCGTTCATGGTGTACGGGAAGCTGGAGATGTCCGGCACGTTCGCCAGCCTGCTGCGCCAGATCGACATCTGCATGGACAAGGTGAACGCCATGATCGCCACGCCGGCCATGGACGAGGGGGCCGGGGTTGAGCGGGCCGACGGCCTCGACATCGAGCTGCGCGACGTGTCGTTCGGCTACGAGAACCGCACGGTGATCGACCGCGTGTCGCTGACCATCCCTGCGCGCACCACGTGCGCCATCGTGGGGCCGAGCGGCTCGGGGAAGACCACGCTGACGCAGCTCATCGCACGGTTCTGGGACGTTGACGCCGGGCGCATCACGCTGGGGGGCGTCGACGTGCGCGACTGGAAGGTGGACGAGCTGCTGGGCAACTTCTCCATGGTGTTCCAGGGCGTGTACCTCTTCGAGGACACCATCGAGAACAACATCAAGTTCGGCCGGCCCGACGCCACGCACGAAGAGGTGGTGGAGGCCGCGCGCCGCGCGTGCTGCCACGAGTTCGTGGAGGGGCTGCCTGAGGGCTACGCCACGCGCCTGGGAGAGGGCGGCGCCACGCTGTCGGGCGGCGAGCGTCAGCGCCTCTCCATCGCGCGCGCCATCCTGAAGGATGCGCCCATCGTCATCCTCGACGAGGCCACCGCCAACGTCGACCCGGAGAACGAGCGCGACCTGCAGCGCGCCATCGCCGAGCTGACGCGCAGCAAGACGGTCATCATGATCGCGCATCGCCTGAAGACCGTGCGCGATGCCGACCAGATCGTCGTGCTCGACGGCGGGCGCATCGTGCAGCGCGGCACGCACGATGCGCTCATGGCCGAAGGAGGCCTCTACGCCGATTTCGTGGGCATGCGCGAGCGCGCGATCGGCTGGAAGCTGGGCGGGGCTGCGACCTGCGCTAACGCTCCTGCCTGA
- the phnX gene encoding phosphonoacetaldehyde hydrolase yields the protein MVEAVIFDWAGTTVDYGCFAPVQAFADVFEHHGVKPTMEETRAPMGMLKIDHIREMLRMERIASAWERVHGKRPDEDDAQALYALFEGKLLSILPRFAEPKPHVLDTVAELRAAGVRIGATTGYTDKMMAIVAPAARERGYAPDFSITPDATHGKGRPWPYMVFRNLEALGVSSVQAAAKVGDTASDMREGKAAGVFTIGVIEGSSELGLAQEEYEALSPAERDRARDRVEARFRAAGADAVVRTLAELPQLLRQER from the coding sequence ATGGTTGAAGCGGTCATCTTCGACTGGGCGGGCACGACGGTCGATTACGGGTGCTTCGCGCCCGTGCAAGCGTTCGCCGACGTGTTCGAGCACCACGGCGTGAAGCCCACGATGGAGGAAACGCGCGCGCCCATGGGCATGCTGAAAATCGACCACATCAGGGAGATGCTGCGCATGGAGCGCATCGCCTCCGCATGGGAGCGCGTGCACGGCAAGCGGCCCGACGAGGACGACGCGCAGGCCCTGTACGCCCTGTTCGAGGGCAAGCTGTTGTCCATCCTCCCCCGCTTCGCCGAGCCGAAGCCCCACGTGCTGGACACGGTGGCCGAGCTGCGCGCCGCGGGCGTGCGCATCGGCGCCACCACCGGCTACACCGACAAGATGATGGCCATCGTGGCGCCCGCCGCCCGCGAGCGCGGCTACGCGCCCGACTTCTCCATCACCCCCGACGCCACGCACGGCAAGGGCCGCCCGTGGCCCTACATGGTGTTCCGCAACCTGGAGGCCCTCGGCGTGAGCTCGGTGCAGGCGGCCGCCAAGGTGGGCGACACCGCCTCGGACATGCGCGAGGGCAAGGCGGCGGGCGTGTTCACCATCGGCGTGATCGAGGGCAGCTCCGAGCTGGGGCTTGCGCAGGAGGAGTACGAGGCCCTGAGCCCGGCCGAGCGCGACCGGGCGCGCGACCGGGTGGAGGCCCGCTTCCGCGCAGCCGGGGCCGACGCCGTGGTGCGCACCCTGGCCGAGCTCCCGCAGTTGCTCAGGCAGGAGCGTTAG